AAAAGAGATGCTAAAACTATGCGGGTGGAAGGACCATGATGGAGATAGTTGGATTGATAAGGATGGGGAAAAGTTCGAATTTGAGATTATAACAAATCAGGGAAATACACAGAGGAAGAAATGCGCAGAAATTATACAACAGAATCTCAGACTTGTTGGTATTAAGGTAAATATAAGAATAATTGAATGGGCGTCTTTTCTAAATGAATTTATTAATAAAAAAAGGTTTGATACTATTTTACTCGCATGGAATCTGGGCAGAGATCCGGATTGTTTTGATATCTGGCATTCATCTAAAATAAAAGAGGGAGAGTTTAATTTTCTTTCTTATAATAATCCAGAGATAGACAAGCTCTTGGAGGATGGAAGAAAGGAATTTGAAATAGAGAAAAGGAGACAGATTTATCATAGGATCCACGAGGTTTTAGCTGAAGACCAGGCATATACATTTTTATATGTGCCTGATTCGCTTCCGGTTGTTCATACACGCTTTAAAGGCATAGAAGTCTCTCCGATCGGAATAGGCTACGATTTTATAAAATGGTATGTACCGAAGCGTCTGCAGAAATATACGCAATAATGAAAGAAAATCAGCATAAAATATTACTTATAGAACCCCCCTTTTTTCGTCTATTTAAAGATACATACTCACTTGAGAGGTATCCTTTCTCTTTGGGGTATCTGGCAGGAACAATAAAAAAGGAGACTAACTGGAATGTAATGGCCTACAATGCTGACTTTAATTTTCCAAGCGAACTCATCAAAGTCAGTTATTTAGCAAGTACTGGTTTTGATAATTATTTAAACAATCTAAAAGACTTATCATCACCAATGTGGAAAGAGATTAAATCAACTATATCAGAATATAATCCCACTGTTGTCGGGATTTCTGCCAAATCTCAAAATTTTGCATCAGCATGCATAGTGGCCAAAATTGCTAAAGAAATCGATAAGCAAATAATCGTGATAACAGGTGGGCCACATCCTTCCATGGTAGGGTCAGGTGTGTTAAATTGTCCAGATATTGATGTGTGTGTCAAAGGCGAAGGCGAAAGAACTATTATTGAGTTGATTAAGGCAATAGATGCCCAAAAGGGATTTGATACCATTCAAGGTATTGTCTATAGAAAAGACGGTCAGATTGTTGAAAATGCTCCAAGAGAATTTATAGAAGATTTAGATTCTCTTAGCTTTCCTCATGAAAGTGCCACAGAAGCACTAAAAGACTATGACAAATATCCTATAACTACATTCGAAAATGTTTTTGCAACCAGAGGCTGTCCATATAATTGTTTCTTTTGTGGATCCCGAAAGATATGGGGTCGTAATGTAAGATTTCGTTCTCCTGATAATGTTATAAGAGAAATTAAAGCTCTTCAAAAGAAAGGATTATTCTCAATCCATTTTGACGACGACATTTTCGGTATAAATATACAATACCTTAATGACCTGTGTAATGCCCTTATCAAACATTGTCCGGGATTGAAATGGAGCTGTGAACTTCATGTAAAGTTGGTTGATGAACAAAGAATATCTCTTATGAAAGAAGCAGGATGTACTTCAATAAAAATTGGTATTGAGTCGGGAAATAATGAAATACTGAAGAAGATGAGAAAAGGGTTCACTATAGAACAAGCCATTTCTGCGTGTAAAATTATTAAGACATACGGTATTCGATTAGAGGCTTTCTTTATAGTTGGTTTTCCCCAAGAAACCGAGAATACATTGAATGATACTTTAGTAACTATGAAAAAAATTAAGTGTGATATATTGATCTATAGTATATTTACTCCTTATCCAGGCACGGAAGCATTTGAATTTTGTAAAGAAAATGGATTAATTAATGATTACTATGACATCTCTTTATATAATCATCAAAGTCCAGCTAACTGTTTTTGTATTAACATAACTCCTGAGAGATTTAGAATGTTAGTTTCTAAAGTAGAGAAAATGGTAGACAGGAAAAACTGGCTGAAGAGGATGGAACGAGTTTTTTCTTTGAACACATTTTGGAAAATACAAAAGTTGGGAATAGGTAAAAGCTTACAAAAAGGCATAAGAGTACTTACCAACAAATAATGCGCTA
This genomic interval from bacterium contains the following:
- a CDS encoding B12-binding domain-containing radical SAM protein → MKENQHKILLIEPPFFRLFKDTYSLERYPFSLGYLAGTIKKETNWNVMAYNADFNFPSELIKVSYLASTGFDNYLNNLKDLSSPMWKEIKSTISEYNPTVVGISAKSQNFASACIVAKIAKEIDKQIIVITGGPHPSMVGSGVLNCPDIDVCVKGEGERTIIELIKAIDAQKGFDTIQGIVYRKDGQIVENAPREFIEDLDSLSFPHESATEALKDYDKYPITTFENVFATRGCPYNCFFCGSRKIWGRNVRFRSPDNVIREIKALQKKGLFSIHFDDDIFGINIQYLNDLCNALIKHCPGLKWSCELHVKLVDEQRISLMKEAGCTSIKIGIESGNNEILKKMRKGFTIEQAISACKIIKTYGIRLEAFFIVGFPQETENTLNDTLVTMKKIKCDILIYSIFTPYPGTEAFEFCKENGLINDYYDISLYNHQSPANCFCINITPERFRMLVSKVEKMVDRKNWLKRMERVFSLNTFWKIQKLGIGKSLQKGIRVLTNK